In the Leptotrichia trevisanii DSM 22070 genome, one interval contains:
- a CDS encoding phage baseplate protein — protein sequence MDFSSLNASKEKLKGNFFGKTAYEGAKNKGYSMGLNSFLGTAGATAYGIALAYPNEVNKFFQDRYGYTLFEEAERCKINDIPLEWVQIKSDERGSSVKTHSLEDRDSTLISSNVSHSNRKYSISVILTDLVTKNAESVYEQIVELWQKKTLCTISTVETIEDMIITKVSRSYKTQTALEFEIDFEVLEFAYLMRKGDILSSESTTLKEEQKTGVAGTKTSNIEYKGFLK from the coding sequence ATGGATTTTAGCAGTTTGAATGCCAGTAAGGAAAAATTAAAAGGCAATTTTTTTGGAAAAACGGCTTATGAGGGAGCAAAAAATAAAGGTTACAGTATGGGCTTGAATAGTTTTTTGGGAACTGCTGGAGCAACTGCTTATGGCATTGCTCTCGCCTATCCCAATGAAGTTAATAAATTTTTTCAAGATAGATATGGCTATACACTTTTTGAAGAGGCTGAAAGATGTAAAATTAATGATATTCCACTTGAATGGGTACAAATTAAAAGCGATGAGAGAGGGAGTAGTGTCAAAACGCACTCACTCGAAGATAGGGATAGCACATTAATAAGTAGCAACGTTTCACACAGCAATAGAAAATACAGCATTTCAGTAATTTTAACTGATTTGGTAACAAAAAACGCTGAAAGTGTTTATGAACAGATAGTGGAACTATGGCAAAAGAAAACACTTTGTACAATTTCAACTGTTGAAACGATAGAAGACATGATTATCACTAAAGTTTCAAGAAGTTATAAAACACAGACAGCATTGGAATTTGAAATTGATTTTGAAGTGCTGGAATTTGCTTATTTAATGAGAAAAGGCGATATTTTAAGTTCAGAATCAACCACATTGAAAGAGGAACAAAAAACAGGTGTAGCA